TTGAGGGCCGCCGGAAAAGAGCCTCGCGCCTTCCCGCTGGAGTCGATGACCGGCGCGCTGATGGAACGGATCACCACGCCGGGTCCGGACAGGGCTCAGCCGATGAACGCCAATTTCGGGCTTCTTCCCGAGGTGCCGGTGCGGCGGAAGCGGGACCGGAAGGAGAGGAAGGCGGAAGTTGCGCTCGCCGCCGCGCGGCGGGCCGCGGGATGGGACGGGGCCGTGGGCGTCGCGGCGGAGGAGTAACGCATGCCGGATCTTCTCGTCGGTGCGATGATCTGCGCGGTGGCGCTCGGGCTCGGGTTCCTCGCGGGATCGGCGTATCGGGCCCTGGATCTCCGCAAGGCGGGAGAGGAACGTGAGGAACTGAAAGTCAGGAACCGGGAACTCTCCCGGTGGCTCCAGGAGTACAAGGACATCCATGCCCGCGACTCCGAGATATCGACCCTCATCCCTTCGATCGTTCGACGGCTCGCGGAACGGCATCCGACCGACGCCCTTCCCCGGGTGGCGGTGCGCCTCACGAAGGAACTCTTCAAGGCGGCGCAGGTGGTGCTTGCAGTCGTGAAGAAGGACGGTTCGCTCCTGGTGACGGATGGAGTCGGGATTCCTCCCGCCTGGAGGGGGACCCTGGTCCTTTCACCCCGGGACGGGATGATCGGGGACGCGATGCGGGATAAGATCCTGGTCCTGCGAGAGGAACGCGCGGCTCGACGTGGCCGGCCGGAATTGTCGGACCTGGAGCGCGCCGGGATGGTCCCCGACGCGGTGATTCCCATCGTCGTGGAGGAGTCGGTCGTGGCGATCCTCGCGGTCGCCGGATCGGCGGGAAAGATGGACCGGGAGCGACCCTACGCTTCCATGCTTGCCGACCTGGTGGCGAACTCGTTCCAGATCTCGATCGCGATCGAGGCCCTGGAGCAGCGGGCGGTGACCGATCCGCTAACCGGCCTCTACAACAGGGCCTACCTGGCCGACCGGTTCCTGGTGGATTTGCGCCAGGCCCGGAATTACGGGGTCCCCATGTCCATCGCCCTCTTCGACATCGACCGGTTCAAGCGGATCAACGACCGGCACGGCCATTCCGCCGGGGATGCCATTCTCCGGAAGCTCGCCTCCTTCCTGCGGGAACGGATGCGGAGCACGGATGCGGTTGTCCGCTACGGGGGCGAGGAGTTCGCGGTTCTGATGGTGACCGCCGACAGCGGCGTGGCCCTCGAGCAGGCCGACCGGTTCCGGACGGAGCTCGAGGAGCAGACGTTCGTCATCCCCGGGCAGGCCGACCCGATCCGGATTACGATCAGCGGCGGGGTGGCCACGTACCCGCAGGACGGGCAGACCTTCTCGGATCTCATCGCGGCGGCGGACACGGGGCTTTATCACGCCAAGGAGAACGGCAGGAACCGGGTCTCCGCTTCGCGGCCTGTCGAGCTCCTCCCCGACTAGAATCGACCTTCCGCGAATGGACGATCCGATCGGTCCTGAAATTACGAGTCCGGTTGTTTTATTTTTCCCTGTGAATATGTAACCTATCTGTCCCCCGCCCCGTGTTCGAATCATCCCCGCTGCCGGCGGGTGCTCCTTGCGGATTCGCCAGGGTGGGTATTCCCTTCCCCTCCATCTCGCCCAGTACGCTCCAAAAGGACCCCGCCGGCGGTAAGGAAAAGGATGTGAAAACCTTTTCTTATTTACTTCGGAAACCGGTCCCAATTGAGAGAAAAATTATCATCAGATTTGGCATCCATCCACATGCGTAATCCAACCCATTGGAATCGCATGTATTTTCCTTAATTTCCATTTGGCCTTTACTTTGCAAGATCCCCAAACATGAACTTCTACCCCGTATATCGGCTCAGTCGCTCCAACGGGTCCTTCTCGCATGTCGGCTCCCTGTTGGCATTATGCAGGCAGTGGGGCACCCAGCTTATCCCGTACAACTTGAAACAGGCGGAGGCATACTTCGAACAAAAGCCGGGGGAAATAATTCTACTCGGTCCAAGATGCGGGCCGGTTGGGAAAGATGTCCATCCAACGTCCCCGCTGGATTCGCACCCCTTCACCGCTCCCGAATTATAGTCCTTGTCACACGCGCTGGGCGGGGCCGTAAATCCCGCCCTTTCCGTTTCCGCACGAACGAGCGATT
Above is a window of Candidatus Deferrimicrobium sp. DNA encoding:
- a CDS encoding GGDEF domain-containing protein — protein: MPDLLVGAMICAVALGLGFLAGSAYRALDLRKAGEEREELKVRNRELSRWLQEYKDIHARDSEISTLIPSIVRRLAERHPTDALPRVAVRLTKELFKAAQVVLAVVKKDGSLLVTDGVGIPPAWRGTLVLSPRDGMIGDAMRDKILVLREERAARRGRPELSDLERAGMVPDAVIPIVVEESVVAILAVAGSAGKMDRERPYASMLADLVANSFQISIAIEALEQRAVTDPLTGLYNRAYLADRFLVDLRQARNYGVPMSIALFDIDRFKRINDRHGHSAGDAILRKLASFLRERMRSTDAVVRYGGEEFAVLMVTADSGVALEQADRFRTELEEQTFVIPGQADPIRITISGGVATYPQDGQTFSDLIAAADTGLYHAKENGRNRVSASRPVELLPD